A region from the Paraurantiacibacter namhicola genome encodes:
- the hisD gene encoding histidinol dehydrogenase, with the protein MQRLKHSDPDFETRFARLVDGRRESDEDVSRTVADIIARVRAHGDTALAEYTIRYDKFAPASEDDWQISAATCEAAYKALDGDVRDALQLAADRIRAYHEAQLPANRDYTDDVGVRLGATWRGVDAAGLYVPGGRAAYPSSMLMNAIPAKVAGVERLVVTTPTPKGEVNDLVLAAAHIAGVDEIWRVGGAQAVAALAYGTERIAPVDVVVGPGNAWVAEAKRQLYGVVGIDMVAGPSEILVIADGENDPDWIAADLLSQAEHDPTSQSILITDDANFAEQVEDRVDVQCAMLSTNRTARESWDANGALIVVEALEDALPLANRLAAEHVELAVADPEALMKGLRHAGSVFLGRHTPEAVGDYVAGPNHVLPTGRRARFASGLSVLDFMKRTSFIALDEKSLASIGPAAVTLAHLEGLPAHAKSVELRLK; encoded by the coding sequence ATGCAACGCCTGAAGCACTCCGACCCCGATTTCGAGACGCGCTTCGCCCGGCTGGTCGATGGCCGCCGCGAAAGCGACGAGGATGTAAGCCGCACCGTGGCCGACATCATTGCCCGCGTGCGCGCGCATGGCGATACCGCCCTGGCCGAATACACGATCCGCTACGACAAGTTCGCCCCGGCGAGCGAGGACGACTGGCAGATTTCCGCCGCCACCTGCGAGGCTGCCTACAAGGCGCTTGACGGCGACGTGCGCGATGCGCTGCAGCTCGCGGCGGATCGCATTCGCGCCTATCACGAGGCGCAATTGCCCGCGAACCGCGATTACACGGATGATGTCGGCGTGCGGCTGGGCGCGACATGGCGCGGCGTGGACGCGGCGGGCCTGTATGTTCCGGGCGGCCGCGCGGCCTATCCCTCCAGCATGCTGATGAACGCGATCCCGGCGAAGGTGGCGGGCGTCGAGCGGCTGGTGGTGACCACGCCCACACCGAAGGGCGAAGTGAACGACCTGGTGCTGGCCGCCGCGCATATTGCCGGCGTGGACGAGATCTGGCGCGTCGGCGGGGCACAGGCCGTGGCCGCGCTGGCCTATGGCACGGAACGGATCGCGCCGGTCGACGTGGTGGTCGGCCCCGGCAATGCCTGGGTGGCCGAAGCCAAGCGCCAGCTTTACGGCGTCGTCGGCATCGACATGGTGGCAGGCCCCAGCGAAATCCTGGTCATCGCCGATGGCGAGAACGATCCGGACTGGATCGCCGCCGACCTGCTGAGCCAGGCGGAGCATGACCCCACCAGCCAGTCCATCCTCATCACCGATGATGCGAATTTCGCCGAGCAGGTGGAAGATCGCGTGGATGTGCAATGCGCCATGCTGTCCACCAATCGCACCGCGCGCGAAAGCTGGGATGCGAATGGCGCGCTGATCGTGGTCGAGGCGCTGGAAGACGCGCTGCCGCTGGCCAATCGCCTCGCTGCCGAGCATGTCGAGCTGGCCGTGGCCGATCCCGAAGCGCTGATGAAGGGCCTGCGCCATGCGGGCAGTGTCTTCCTGGGCCGTCACACGCCCGAAGCCGTGGGCGATTACGTCGCCGGGCCGAACCACGTCCTGCCCACCGGCCGCCGCGCACGCTTTGCCAGCGGGCTTTCGGTGCTGGACTTCATGAAACGCACCAGCTTCATCGCGCTGGACGAAAAATCGCTTGCCAGCATCGGCCCCGCCGCCGTCACGCTGGCGCATCTCGAAGGGCTGCCGGCCCACGCCAAATCCGTGGAGCTACGCCTGAAATGA
- the hisG gene encoding ATP phosphoribosyltransferase, with protein MPQELTFAVPKGRILDEALPVMARAGVVPEDGFHDKANRSLSFDTTRDDMRLIRVRAFDVATFVAFGAAQAGIVGSDVIEEFAYSELYAPVDLDIGHCHLAVAEPAGGAPATPGNASHYRVATKYPNITSRWFERQGIQAECVKLNGAMELAPSLGLAGRIVDLVSTGTTLKQNGLVETGHIMDISARLIVNRAALKTDARVAELVDAFRRVADDAARGEAA; from the coding sequence CGCTGTGCCCAAGGGCCGTATCCTGGACGAGGCGCTGCCCGTGATGGCGCGTGCCGGCGTCGTGCCGGAGGACGGCTTCCACGACAAGGCCAACCGCTCGCTCAGCTTCGACACCACGCGCGATGACATGCGCCTGATCCGCGTGCGCGCCTTCGATGTCGCCACCTTCGTCGCCTTCGGCGCGGCGCAGGCGGGTATCGTAGGTAGCGACGTGATCGAGGAGTTTGCCTATTCGGAGCTTTACGCCCCGGTGGACCTCGACATCGGCCACTGCCACCTCGCCGTGGCAGAACCTGCCGGCGGCGCGCCTGCAACGCCCGGCAATGCCAGCCATTACCGCGTGGCGACGAAGTATCCCAACATCACCAGCCGCTGGTTCGAGCGGCAGGGCATCCAGGCCGAATGCGTGAAGCTGAACGGCGCGATGGAGCTTGCGCCCTCGCTGGGCCTTGCGGGCCGTATCGTGGACCTCGTTTCCACCGGCACCACGCTGAAGCAGAACGGACTGGTGGAAACCGGGCATATCATGGACATTTCCGCCCGGCTGATCGTCAATCGCGCTGCCCTGAAGACCGATGCCCGCGTGGCGGAGCTGGTCGATGCCTTCCGCCGTGTCGCCGACGATGCCGCCCGCGGGGAAGCCGCCTGA
- a CDS encoding S1/P1 nuclease, giving the protein MKRPLRAFALSAAAIAMAINAAPAAAWGPIGHRVTGALAERNIDGHTRAQITQIIGNESLAEASTWPDEQRSNPAQFWQETASPWHYVTLPDGRTIDMLEHPAEGDAATALEMFAATLRDPEASQADKARALRFVVHLVGDLHMPLHVGNGTDRGGNDFVVLWFDQMTNLHWVWDEGMIVRQQLSYSEYADRLARRTTPANVISWWDARPETWMQESADLRMRIYPSTGEFEGMGTAEAPRVLKYQYNYDWTPTMEMRLQQAGVRIAAYLDWVFAPQC; this is encoded by the coding sequence ATGAAACGCCCCCTTCGAGCATTTGCCCTGTCCGCCGCAGCCATCGCAATGGCCATTAACGCCGCCCCCGCCGCAGCCTGGGGCCCCATCGGCCACCGTGTGACAGGCGCGCTGGCGGAGCGCAACATCGACGGGCACACCCGCGCGCAGATCACGCAGATCATCGGCAACGAGAGCCTTGCAGAAGCCAGCACCTGGCCGGACGAGCAGCGATCCAATCCCGCGCAGTTCTGGCAGGAAACCGCCAGCCCCTGGCATTACGTGACGCTGCCCGATGGTCGCACCATCGACATGCTGGAACACCCGGCAGAAGGCGATGCCGCCACCGCGCTGGAAATGTTCGCGGCCACGCTGCGCGATCCCGAGGCCAGCCAGGCGGACAAGGCGCGCGCGCTGCGCTTCGTTGTGCACCTGGTGGGCGACCTTCACATGCCGCTGCATGTCGGCAATGGCACGGACCGGGGCGGCAATGATTTTGTCGTGCTGTGGTTCGACCAGATGACCAACCTTCACTGGGTGTGGGACGAGGGGATGATCGTGCGCCAGCAGCTGAGCTACAGCGAATATGCCGACCGGCTGGCGCGGCGCACCACGCCTGCCAACGTCATTTCATGGTGGGATGCTCGCCCCGAAACCTGGATGCAGGAAAGCGCGGACCTGCGCATGCGCATCTACCCCTCGACCGGCGAGTTCGAGGGGATGGGCACCGCCGAGGCGCCGCGGGTCCTGAAATACCAGTACAATTACGACTGGACGCCAACGATGGAGATGCGCCTGCAGCAGGCAGGCGTGCGCATCGCGGCCTATCTCGACTGGGTGTTTGCCCCGCAGTGCTGA
- the nusB gene encoding transcription antitermination factor NusB, with translation MSNKPNPRSTARSAARLAAVQALYQRHMEGTALPKLLDEFHQHRLGREIEDAQYADAEVAFFDDLVRGVDARLEEIDTLVGSKLAQGWTTARLDKTMLQILRAGAYELLARADVPKAAAISEYVDVAKAFFDDREAKFVNGVLDAVAREARG, from the coding sequence ATGAGCAATAAACCCAACCCACGCAGCACCGCCCGCTCCGCCGCCCGCCTCGCCGCCGTGCAGGCGCTGTACCAGCGGCACATGGAAGGCACCGCCCTGCCCAAGCTGCTGGACGAGTTTCACCAGCACCGCCTCGGCCGCGAGATCGAGGATGCGCAATATGCCGATGCCGAGGTCGCCTTCTTCGACGACCTCGTGCGCGGTGTGGACGCCCGGCTGGAGGAAATCGACACGCTGGTGGGCAGCAAGCTTGCCCAGGGCTGGACCACGGCCCGGCTGGACAAAACCATGCTGCAGATCCTGCGCGCAGGCGCTTACGAACTGCTCGCCCGCGCGGATGTGCCCAAGGCCGCCGCGATCAGCGAATATGTCGATGTCGCCAAGGCCTTCTTCGACGACCGAGAGGCGAAATTCGTCAATGGCGTGCTGGACGCCGTGGCCCGCGAAGCGCGCGGCTGA
- the thiL gene encoding thiamine-phosphate kinase, whose product MENRTSAEKTFIAAMRALASGPEARGLMDDAAVLELGEDALVLTHDMLVEGVHVLPGSDMADVAWKLVATNVSDLAAKGAEPLGALLGHMLGDGDEDFARGLSEALEHYRMPLLGGDTVSGGPPRSWGMTAIGRAVYRPVPCRSGAQAGDALWLTGELGAAMAGFEALRDGTDADSTAYRRPMARLPEGLALAPLVTAIMDVSDGLLLDAFRMAEASEVSLAIDRAAPPLAVAEERRDDALRWGEDYELLFTMPAGAAPPVPATRIGSVEPQGFAPLFLDGQPVVNADGLGWQHES is encoded by the coding sequence ATGGAAAATCGGACGTCTGCCGAAAAGACATTCATCGCCGCCATGCGCGCGCTCGCCAGCGGGCCTGAAGCGCGCGGGCTGATGGACGATGCCGCCGTGCTGGAACTGGGCGAGGACGCGCTGGTCCTGACCCACGACATGCTGGTCGAGGGCGTCCATGTGCTGCCGGGCAGCGATATGGCAGACGTGGCATGGAAACTTGTGGCCACCAATGTTTCCGACCTCGCAGCCAAGGGCGCGGAGCCATTGGGCGCGCTGCTCGGCCACATGCTGGGCGACGGGGACGAGGATTTTGCGCGCGGACTGTCCGAGGCGCTGGAGCATTACCGCATGCCGCTGCTGGGCGGCGATACCGTGTCCGGCGGACCGCCGCGCAGCTGGGGCATGACGGCCATCGGCCGCGCGGTGTATCGGCCCGTCCCCTGCCGCTCCGGCGCGCAGGCAGGCGATGCCCTGTGGCTGACGGGCGAACTCGGCGCGGCGATGGCGGGCTTCGAAGCGCTGCGGGACGGGACCGATGCCGACAGCACGGCCTATCGCAGGCCGATGGCGCGCCTGCCCGAAGGCCTGGCGCTGGCCCCGCTCGTCACGGCGATAATGGATGTCTCAGACGGGCTGCTGCTCGATGCCTTCCGCATGGCGGAGGCGAGCGAGGTGTCGCTGGCCATCGACCGTGCCGCGCCGCCGCTGGCCGTGGCGGAGGAGCGGCGCGATGACGCCCTGCGCTGGGGCGAGGATTACGAGCTGCTATTCACAATGCCCGCAGGCGCGGCGCCGCCCGTGCCCGCAACCCGGATCGGCAGCGTGGAGCCGCAAGGCTTCGCGCCTTTATTCCTGGATGGGCAGCCGGTGGTCAACGCCGACGGCCTCGGCTGGCAGCACGAAAGCTAG